The following are from one region of the Acidimicrobiales bacterium genome:
- the glnA gene encoding type I glutamate--ammonia ligase: MDRTPAEVLRLAQDEEIEIVDFRFCDLPGLTQHFSVPVTQLTDDGFEEGYGFDGSSIRGFQEIQESDMILVPDSNTAVVDPFRQHRTLNINCFVKDPVTGESYTRDPRYVAKKAEDYLISTGIADTAYFGPEAEFFVFNDVRFEQDQRSAFYAVDSIEGIWNSGKDEGPNLGFKPRYKEGYFPVPPMDHFQDLRSEMILTMERMGIDIEVHHHEVGTAGQAEIDMRFDTLLSMADKLMNYKYIVKSVARDAGYTATFMPKPLFQDNGSGMHTHQSLWKGGEPMFYDETGYAGLSDEGRWYIGGLLKHAPAILAFAAPTTNSYKRLVPGYEAPVNLVYSQRNRSACCRIPLYSKSPKAKRVEFRCPDPSCNPYLAFSAMLMAGLDGVQNRIEPPDPVDKDLYDLPPEELALVPQVPGSLEAALDALESDQKFLQVGGVFTPDLVETWIEYKRTRELDEIRLRPHPWEFMLYYDI, from the coding sequence GTGGATCGGACACCGGCCGAGGTGCTGCGCCTCGCCCAGGACGAGGAGATCGAGATCGTGGACTTCCGGTTCTGCGATCTGCCGGGGCTGACCCAGCATTTCTCCGTGCCCGTCACCCAGCTGACGGACGACGGCTTCGAGGAGGGCTACGGCTTCGACGGCTCCTCGATCCGGGGATTCCAGGAGATCCAGGAGTCGGACATGATCCTCGTGCCCGACTCCAACACGGCGGTCGTGGACCCGTTCCGCCAGCACCGGACACTCAATATCAACTGCTTCGTCAAGGATCCGGTGACCGGGGAGAGCTACACGCGCGACCCGAGGTACGTGGCCAAGAAGGCGGAGGACTACCTGATCTCGACGGGGATCGCCGACACCGCGTACTTCGGTCCGGAGGCCGAGTTCTTCGTCTTCAACGACGTCCGCTTCGAGCAGGACCAGCGGTCGGCGTTCTACGCGGTGGACTCGATCGAGGGCATCTGGAACTCCGGCAAGGACGAGGGACCCAACCTCGGGTTCAAGCCCCGCTACAAGGAGGGGTACTTCCCCGTTCCGCCGATGGACCACTTCCAAGACCTGCGCTCGGAGATGATCCTCACCATGGAGCGCATGGGGATCGACATCGAGGTCCATCACCACGAGGTGGGCACGGCCGGCCAGGCGGAGATCGACATGCGTTTCGACACGCTGCTGTCGATGGCCGACAAGCTCATGAACTACAAGTACATCGTGAAGTCGGTCGCCCGGGACGCCGGGTACACGGCGACATTCATGCCCAAGCCCCTCTTCCAGGACAACGGTTCAGGGATGCACACACACCAGTCGCTGTGGAAGGGCGGCGAGCCGATGTTCTACGACGAGACCGGCTACGCCGGGCTCTCCGACGAAGGGCGCTGGTACATCGGCGGGCTCCTCAAGCACGCCCCGGCCATCCTGGCCTTCGCCGCCCCGACGACCAACTCGTACAAGCGTCTGGTGCCCGGCTACGAGGCGCCCGTCAACCTCGTCTACTCCCAGCGCAACCGCTCGGCCTGCTGTCGGATCCCGCTCTACTCCAAGAGCCCGAAGGCCAAGCGGGTGGAGTTCCGGTGCCCCGACCCGTCCTGCAACCCGTACCTGGCGTTCTCCGCCATGCTCATGGCCGGCCTCGACGGTGTGCAGAACCGCATCGAGCCCCCCGACCCGGTGGACAAGGACCTCTACGACCTTCCCCCGGAGGAGCTGGCCCTCGTTCCCCAGGTTCCCGGCTCTCTCGAGGCCGCCCTCGATGCGCTCGAGTCCGATCAGAAGTTCCTCCAGGTCGGTGGCGTCTTCACCCCTGACCTGGTCGAGACGTGGATCGAGTACAAGCGGACGCGCGAGCTCGATGAGATCCGCCTCCGCCCCCATCCCTGGGAGTTCATGCTCTACTACGACATCTAA